A genome region from Maniola jurtina chromosome 22, ilManJurt1.1, whole genome shotgun sequence includes the following:
- the LOC123877127 gene encoding septin-interacting protein 1 isoform X2, with protein MSDDEVIRFEITDHDLDNEFNPNRNRRAKKEHQIYGVWAKDSDDEDNEDNIRRRTRKPKDFSAPIGFVAGGVQQAGKNKEDKQEVEKSDASSSKAKFVDSSDEEVSAPDESETAGIRRAGQGMRSAPLGGSVGTWERHTKGIGAKLLLQMGYQPGKGLGKDLQGISAPVEATVRKGRGAIGAYGPEKAAQKAKQEEERRLKEKEEEEKGTKEKTYNWKKSHKGRYFYKDAADVIQEGKPTMHTVTSAAACSTPVIDMTGRARRVLSGYHALRAAAPRYEHEPRRACTRFAAPALAHNLHLAVDCCERDIIQNARELQQAEDEIVVLERDLEECNLKLRGEDEVIGKVQAILARVQELTRPDVSLETVHEVLAELKETFPLEYGMFGLGTVGGSIVSPLLSALTAGWNPLTAPALPAPAFRKWRALLDEEAYNALLWQHFVPRFAAAAEEWNPRAPELMLGVVEAWRDACPEWVARAAVARHVVPRVLAGVKAWDPTRDPQPLHAWVLPWHPLAGETLSREVYPLIRARLAAALAAWHPADQSAKPLLAAWRGAWGPALTPLLHHHVAPKLEHCLHAAPIELLHAKQNSAWLWCVEWVELVGAPTIAAIAARALLPRWLSALAAWLNTAPPHASVLASYTDFKKMFPEEILKEAAVRDMFRKALDMLNRSSDLQCAEPPPAPRLAAAPAPSAAADLVPASQHKSFSELLEARCAERGITFVPVPGKAREGRPLYAVGALQCYVIRNVIMYSEDGGRSFAPVPMERLLALVAE; from the exons ATGTCCGACGACGAGGTTATCCGCTTCGAGATCACCGACCACGACCTGGACAATGAGTTCAACCCCAACAGGAACCGACGCGCCAAGAAGGAGCACCAAATATACG GTGTGTGGGCAAAGGACAGCGATGACGAAGACAATGAAGACAACATCCGGCGCAGGACGCGCAAGCCCAAGGACTTCTCAGCGCCCATCGGCTTTGTGGCGGGCGGCGTGCAGCAGGCCGGCAAGAACAAGGAGGACAAACAAG AAGTGGAAAAGTCAGACGCGTCCTCATCAAAGGCGAAGTTCGTGGACAGTTCAGACGAAGAAGTGTCGGCTCCCGACGAGAGCGAGACGGCGGGCATTCGACGCGCGGGGCAGGGCATGCGCAGCGCGCCGCTCGGGGGCAGCGTGGGCACGTGGGAGAGACACACTAAGGGCATCGGCGCCAAGCTGCTGCTGCAG ATGGGCTACCAGCCGGGCAAAGGTCTGGGCAAGGACCTGCAGGGCATCTCGGCGCCGGTGGAGGCCACCGTGCGGAAGGGCAGAGGGGCCATCGGGGCTTATGGGCCCGAGAAAGCTGCC CAAAAAGCCAAGCAGGAGGAGGAGCGTCGCCTGAAGGAGAAGGAAGAAGAGGAGAAAGGCACCAAAGAAAAAACGTATAACTGGAAAAAGTCACACAAGGGCCGCTACTTCTACAAGGACGCGGCGGACGTCATACAGGAGGGCAAGCCCACCATGCACACTGTCACCAG TGCGGCAGCATGCAGCACGCCCGTGATCGACATGACGGGGCGCGCGCGGCGCGTGCTGAGCGGCTACCACGCGCTGCGCGCCGCGGCGCCGCGCTACGAGCACGAGCCGCGCCGCGCCTGCACGCGCTTCGCCGCGCCCGCGCTCGCGCACAACCTGCACCTAGCCGTGGACTGCTGCGAGCGG GACATCATCCAGAACGCGCGCGAGCTGCAGCAGGCCGAGGACGAGATCGTGGTGCTGGAGCGCGACCTGGAGGAGTGCAACCTCAAGCTGCGCGGCGAGGACGAGGTGATCGGCAAGGTGCAGGCCATCCTGGCGCGCGTGCAGGAGCTCACGCGCCCCGACGTGTCGCTGGAGACCGTGCACGAGGTGCTCGCCGAACTGAAG GAGACGTTCCCGCTGGAGTACGGCATGTTCGGGCTGGGCACCGTCGGCGGCAGCATCGTCAGCCCGCTGCTCAGCGCGCTCACGGCGGGCTGGAACCCGCTGACGGCGCCCGCGCTGCCCGCGCCCGCCTTCCGCAAGTGGCGCGCGCTGCTGGACGAGGAGGCATACAACGCGCTGCTGTGGCAGCACTTCGTGCCGCGCTTCGCCGCGGCGGCTGA GGAGTGGAACCCGCGCGCGCCGGAGCTCATGCTGGGCGTGGTGGAGGCGTGGCGCGACGCGTGCCCCGAGTGGGTGGCGCGCGCGGCCGTGGCGCGCCACGTGGTGCCGCGCGTGCTGGCCGGCGTCAAGGCGTGGGACCCCACGCGCGACCCGCAGCCGCTGCACGCCTGGGTGCTGCCCTGGCACCCGCTGGCCG GGGAGACGCTGTCGCGCGAGGTGTACCCGCTCATCCGCGCGCGGCTGGCGGCGGCGCTGGCGGCGTGGCACCCCGCCGACCAGAGCGCCAAGCCGCTGCTGGCGGCGTGGCGCGGCGCCTGGGGGCCCGCGCTCACGCCGCTGCTGCACCACCACGTGGCGCCCAAGCTGGAGCACTGCCTGCACGCCGCGCCCATCGAGCTGCTGCACGCCAAGCAGAACT CGGCGTGGCTGTGGTGCGTGGAGTGGGTGGAGCTGGTGGGCGCGCCCACCATCGCCGCCATCGCGGCGCGCGCGCTGCTGCCGCGCTGGCTCAGCGCGCTGGCGGCGTGGCTCAACACGGCGCCGCCGCACGCCTCCGTGCTGGCCTCCTACACCGACTTCAAG AAAATGTTCCCCGAAGAGATCCTCAAGGAGGCCGCGGTGCGCGACATGTTCCGCAAGGCGCTGGACATGCTCAACCGCAGCTCCGACCTGCAGTGCGCGgagccgccgcccgcgccgcgcctcgccgccgcgcccgcgccctcCGCCGCCGCCGACCTCGTGCCGGCGTCGCAGCACAAGAGCTTCTCGGAGCTGCTGGAGGCGCGCTGCGCCGAGCGCGGCATCACGTTCGTGCCGGTGCCGGGCAAGGCGCGCGAGGGCCGGCCGCTGTACGCCGTGGGCGCGCTGCAGTGCTACGTCATCCGCAACGTCATCATGTACTCCGAGGACGGCGGCCGCAGCTTCGCGCCCGTGCCCATGGAGAGGCTGCTCGCTCTGGTGGCGGAGTGA
- the LOC123877127 gene encoding septin-interacting protein 1 isoform X1, giving the protein MSDDEVIRFEITDHDLDNEFNPNRNRRAKKEHQIYGVWAKDSDDEDNEDNIRRRTRKPKDFSAPIGFVAGGVQQAGKNKEDKQEVEKSDASSSKAKFVDSSDEEVSAPDESETAGIRRAGQGMRSAPLGGSVGTWERHTKGIGAKLLLQMGYQPGKGLGKDLQGISAPVEATVRKGRGAIGAYGPEKAAQKAKQEEERRLKEKEEEEKGTKEKTYNWKKSHKGRYFYKDAADVIQEGKPTMHTVTSSAAACSTPVIDMTGRARRVLSGYHALRAAAPRYEHEPRRACTRFAAPALAHNLHLAVDCCERDIIQNARELQQAEDEIVVLERDLEECNLKLRGEDEVIGKVQAILARVQELTRPDVSLETVHEVLAELKETFPLEYGMFGLGTVGGSIVSPLLSALTAGWNPLTAPALPAPAFRKWRALLDEEAYNALLWQHFVPRFAAAAEEWNPRAPELMLGVVEAWRDACPEWVARAAVARHVVPRVLAGVKAWDPTRDPQPLHAWVLPWHPLAGETLSREVYPLIRARLAAALAAWHPADQSAKPLLAAWRGAWGPALTPLLHHHVAPKLEHCLHAAPIELLHAKQNSAWLWCVEWVELVGAPTIAAIAARALLPRWLSALAAWLNTAPPHASVLASYTDFKKMFPEEILKEAAVRDMFRKALDMLNRSSDLQCAEPPPAPRLAAAPAPSAAADLVPASQHKSFSELLEARCAERGITFVPVPGKAREGRPLYAVGALQCYVIRNVIMYSEDGGRSFAPVPMERLLALVAE; this is encoded by the exons ATGTCCGACGACGAGGTTATCCGCTTCGAGATCACCGACCACGACCTGGACAATGAGTTCAACCCCAACAGGAACCGACGCGCCAAGAAGGAGCACCAAATATACG GTGTGTGGGCAAAGGACAGCGATGACGAAGACAATGAAGACAACATCCGGCGCAGGACGCGCAAGCCCAAGGACTTCTCAGCGCCCATCGGCTTTGTGGCGGGCGGCGTGCAGCAGGCCGGCAAGAACAAGGAGGACAAACAAG AAGTGGAAAAGTCAGACGCGTCCTCATCAAAGGCGAAGTTCGTGGACAGTTCAGACGAAGAAGTGTCGGCTCCCGACGAGAGCGAGACGGCGGGCATTCGACGCGCGGGGCAGGGCATGCGCAGCGCGCCGCTCGGGGGCAGCGTGGGCACGTGGGAGAGACACACTAAGGGCATCGGCGCCAAGCTGCTGCTGCAG ATGGGCTACCAGCCGGGCAAAGGTCTGGGCAAGGACCTGCAGGGCATCTCGGCGCCGGTGGAGGCCACCGTGCGGAAGGGCAGAGGGGCCATCGGGGCTTATGGGCCCGAGAAAGCTGCC CAAAAAGCCAAGCAGGAGGAGGAGCGTCGCCTGAAGGAGAAGGAAGAAGAGGAGAAAGGCACCAAAGAAAAAACGTATAACTGGAAAAAGTCACACAAGGGCCGCTACTTCTACAAGGACGCGGCGGACGTCATACAGGAGGGCAAGCCCACCATGCACACTGTCACCAG CAGTGCGGCAGCATGCAGCACGCCCGTGATCGACATGACGGGGCGCGCGCGGCGCGTGCTGAGCGGCTACCACGCGCTGCGCGCCGCGGCGCCGCGCTACGAGCACGAGCCGCGCCGCGCCTGCACGCGCTTCGCCGCGCCCGCGCTCGCGCACAACCTGCACCTAGCCGTGGACTGCTGCGAGCGG GACATCATCCAGAACGCGCGCGAGCTGCAGCAGGCCGAGGACGAGATCGTGGTGCTGGAGCGCGACCTGGAGGAGTGCAACCTCAAGCTGCGCGGCGAGGACGAGGTGATCGGCAAGGTGCAGGCCATCCTGGCGCGCGTGCAGGAGCTCACGCGCCCCGACGTGTCGCTGGAGACCGTGCACGAGGTGCTCGCCGAACTGAAG GAGACGTTCCCGCTGGAGTACGGCATGTTCGGGCTGGGCACCGTCGGCGGCAGCATCGTCAGCCCGCTGCTCAGCGCGCTCACGGCGGGCTGGAACCCGCTGACGGCGCCCGCGCTGCCCGCGCCCGCCTTCCGCAAGTGGCGCGCGCTGCTGGACGAGGAGGCATACAACGCGCTGCTGTGGCAGCACTTCGTGCCGCGCTTCGCCGCGGCGGCTGA GGAGTGGAACCCGCGCGCGCCGGAGCTCATGCTGGGCGTGGTGGAGGCGTGGCGCGACGCGTGCCCCGAGTGGGTGGCGCGCGCGGCCGTGGCGCGCCACGTGGTGCCGCGCGTGCTGGCCGGCGTCAAGGCGTGGGACCCCACGCGCGACCCGCAGCCGCTGCACGCCTGGGTGCTGCCCTGGCACCCGCTGGCCG GGGAGACGCTGTCGCGCGAGGTGTACCCGCTCATCCGCGCGCGGCTGGCGGCGGCGCTGGCGGCGTGGCACCCCGCCGACCAGAGCGCCAAGCCGCTGCTGGCGGCGTGGCGCGGCGCCTGGGGGCCCGCGCTCACGCCGCTGCTGCACCACCACGTGGCGCCCAAGCTGGAGCACTGCCTGCACGCCGCGCCCATCGAGCTGCTGCACGCCAAGCAGAACT CGGCGTGGCTGTGGTGCGTGGAGTGGGTGGAGCTGGTGGGCGCGCCCACCATCGCCGCCATCGCGGCGCGCGCGCTGCTGCCGCGCTGGCTCAGCGCGCTGGCGGCGTGGCTCAACACGGCGCCGCCGCACGCCTCCGTGCTGGCCTCCTACACCGACTTCAAG AAAATGTTCCCCGAAGAGATCCTCAAGGAGGCCGCGGTGCGCGACATGTTCCGCAAGGCGCTGGACATGCTCAACCGCAGCTCCGACCTGCAGTGCGCGgagccgccgcccgcgccgcgcctcgccgccgcgcccgcgccctcCGCCGCCGCCGACCTCGTGCCGGCGTCGCAGCACAAGAGCTTCTCGGAGCTGCTGGAGGCGCGCTGCGCCGAGCGCGGCATCACGTTCGTGCCGGTGCCGGGCAAGGCGCGCGAGGGCCGGCCGCTGTACGCCGTGGGCGCGCTGCAGTGCTACGTCATCCGCAACGTCATCATGTACTCCGAGGACGGCGGCCGCAGCTTCGCGCCCGTGCCCATGGAGAGGCTGCTCGCTCTGGTGGCGGAGTGA